TTGACTGGCTGCGTAAGTCGCTGGCCGAAGACGGAATTAATCTTCCTCTTCCCACCGGCAACTAGCTGATTGATTCGATCGGGAAACTCGCGGGCCGTCTCTCATGAGGCGGCTCGCGACTTCACCAGTGAATCCCGATTCAACTGATTTCGCGAAAACTTGCGTTTTGAGTTTGAGTTCACGACTCTCTCATGGGGCAAAACCCATGCGGACAACCCAACTGTAAAGAGCTCACCCCCATACCGCCTAACGCAAATTCATGAATCATCGATTATCCGAATTCTCAAGGGCCCTATTGTTCTTGACGCTACTTCTCAGCAGTTCCGCGGCCCACGGACAAGTTCAAACCACCGGCACACCGGGAGCCGCGGATGCGACCACGACCATCAGCGGCAAACAACTACCGGCGCCGCAACCGCCGAACGACGGCAAAATCGGACCAACCGTCGCCGACTCAAAAACCTGGTGGCCACCCCGCGTCGTGCCTGGAAAAGGAGCACCGAACGTCTTGTTGATCATGACGGATGACGCCGGTTTCGGTGTAAGCGGAACCTTTGGAGGAGTGATTCCAACACCGGCCTTGGACCGTGTGGCTAACAACGGATTGCGTTACACGCAGTTCAACTCCACCTCACTTTGTTCGCCCACCCGTGCGGCATTGCTCACGGGGCGCAACCACCATTCGGTAGGCTTTGGCGTCATCACCGAACTATCCACCGGATATCCGGGGTATGACTCGATCATCGGTGTGGAAAACGGAACCATTGGTCAAATCCTGAAAGGAAATGGATACTCCACTTCCTGGTTTGGCAAAAACCACAATACACCATCGTTTGCCTACAGTGTGGCGGGCCCGTTTGATCAATGGCCGTCAGGAATGGGATTTGATTATTTCTACGGCTTTCAAGGTGGCGAGACAGACCAATACACGCCTTACCTTTTCCAGGATCATACTCAGATATTCCCGTGGAGAGGAAAACCCGATTACAACCTGTCCACCGATCTGGCCGATGAGGCGATTGCCAGGATGAAAGCGCTCCAGGCGGCGGATCCCGGCCAACCCTTCTTTATCTATTATGCACCGGGTGGCACCCACTCGCCCCATCAACCACCCACTGAATGGATTGAAAAGTTCAAGGGTAAATTCGACATGGGTTGGAACAAGATGCGGGAACAGATCTTTGCGAATCAAAAGCGTTTGGGTGTGATACCCGCCAACACTCAACTGACACCTTGGCCAGTTGACCTTCCGGAATGGGAATCGCTTTCAGCCGATGAGAAAAAATTGTTCGCGCGTCAGGCGGAGGTATTCGCGGCGTTTGCCGCCTATACCGATGATGAGATTGGCCGTGTGATCCAACAGGTCGAGGACTTGGGCGAGTTGGACAATACCCTGATCATCTACATTTGTGGTGACAACGGAACCAGCCCGGAAGGCACCCTTTTGGGAACTCCCAACCAATATGCATCTTTCAACGGTATCCTCGATATTCCCGTAGCGGACCAATTGAAGCTCTATGATGTTTGGGGATCGCGGGAAACCTATCCACACATGGCGGTCGGCTGGGCCTGGGCATTTGACACGCCCTTCAAATACACCAAGCAGGTCGCCTCCCATTTTGGAGGAACGCGTCAGGGTATGGCCATTTCCTGGCCAGGTCAGATTGACGATATCGGAGGAATCCGCAACCAGTTTCACCACATGATCGATATCATGCCCACGATCATGGAAGCGGCCGGTGTGGCACAACCTGAGGAAATCAACGGCATCCCGCAAAAGCCCATTCAAGGCACCAGCATGGCATACACCTTTAAGAAGGAGAATGCCAACGCGCCATCCGCCCGCAAGGTTCAATACTTCGAGATGATTGCAAATCGTGGCATATACAGTGAAGGCTGGTATGCCAATACAGTGCCTCCTCACGGACCATGGATTTTGAATGCATCATTCCCTCCGATCGACGATTACAAATGGGAATTGTACAACCTGAATGACGATTTCTCCCAAAACAACGACCTCTCCGCACAAAACCCGGAGAAGCTAAGAGAAATGCAGGCACTGTTCGACCAGGAGGCCACAAAGAACAATGTATACCCTCTGGACAACCGTCAGTTCGCCCGTTCGATGGAGCCAAGACCAAGTATGACGGTTGGTAAGACCGAGTTCAATTATCAAGGCGTGAA
This genomic window from Novipirellula aureliae contains:
- a CDS encoding arylsulfatase, which codes for MTDDAGFGVSGTFGGVIPTPALDRVANNGLRYTQFNSTSLCSPTRAALLTGRNHHSVGFGVITELSTGYPGYDSIIGVENGTIGQILKGNGYSTSWFGKNHNTPSFAYSVAGPFDQWPSGMGFDYFYGFQGGETDQYTPYLFQDHTQIFPWRGKPDYNLSTDLADEAIARMKALQAADPGQPFFIYYAPGGTHSPHQPPTEWIEKFKGKFDMGWNKMREQIFANQKRLGVIPANTQLTPWPVDLPEWESLSADEKKLFARQAEVFAAFAAYTDDEIGRVIQQVEDLGELDNTLIIYICGDNGTSPEGTLLGTPNQYASFNGILDIPVADQLKLYDVWGSRETYPHMAVGWAWAFDTPFKYTKQVASHFGGTRQGMAISWPGQIDDIGGIRNQFHHMIDIMPTIMEAAGVAQPEEINGIPQKPIQGTSMAYTFKKENANAPSARKVQYFEMIANRGIYSEGWYANTVPPHGPWILNASFPPIDDYKWELYNLNDDFSQNNDLSAQNPEKLREMQALFDQEATKNNVYPLDNRQFARSMEPRPSMTVGKTEFNYQGVNPGMSDSNAANILGRSYTITAEVTVPDDGGNGMIVTAGGRFGGWGFYILKGVPVFGYNMLGLAQYRWAGKEPLTAGKHTLVYDYVYNGPGIAKGGTGTLKVDGVAVDTHEQPNSIAFIQVMDETFDVGVDTRTEINSKDYILPFDFTGSIDQLNIKLGPTQFTPAEQKQIKDAQDKAND